The Trichomycterus rosablanca isolate fTriRos1 chromosome 6, fTriRos1.hap1, whole genome shotgun sequence DNA segment AATACTGAACACCAACAGCACAGTAGGGAGTACAATATgatattactgctcttaacttTTGTTAAGTTACGCCCACCGCTGATGACGCAgccttggttctcaaaaactggtggaaacgcgcgtcggttccctacagaacaccaaggttcagagaaacctgaacagaaccgtgGTATAGGTGTAATGTGTtaagtcttgtgaaaagccttctcagaaaagtggctgctgttatagctgaattCTTTGCAGCAATGAGTAAGTAAATGCAGTTGTCCGTATAGCTAAAATGCCTgcctatacactatattgccaaaagtatttggacacctgatcataagcttgttggacatcccatttcaaaactatTAAACTACAGTGAcccctatgtgatcttttcagctataagaaCAGTCACTCTTTTATAAAGGTTTCTCAAAAGATGTTGAAgtatttctgtgggaatttttgtgcccattcagtcaaaagagcatgtgtatggttgggcactgatgttggtcaaggaagcctcaactgatgttccatttcattctaaagctgttcagtgggggtgAGATCAGGGCTCAAGctgttcttcatgtctttataaagcttgatttgtgcacaggggcacaggaaagggccttccctaaactgttgctgcaaagtttctggaagcatatcattttatGTAACTTATTTATGTTACTTCTGTTAGCAATCTTTGTGGCtcaaaaacataatttttataattagaatgggtgtcccaatTCTTTTGTTCTTAAAGTGTGTATCTTAGGTCCAGTCATGTTCATTATCTCAAAAACCGCCttcaaaaacatcttttatttatattatggaCTTTTCTTTCTCAGACAGAACTGTCTCCACTTCAGCTGATGCACCAAGGTCGGCGCGAGCTGGTAGAAGATGTTTGCCAATCCTACATCCGTAAACGCCGTGTCCTAGTTCCAGAGGACCTAAAGCACCTGATTGTTGATGATAATCATGGTCTGCTTTACTGCTATGTGCCTAAAGTCGCTTGCACGAACTGGAAACGTGTCTTGATGGTCCTGACAGGTGATTCAGGACGAGACCCACTTCAGATTCCCGCTAATGAGGCGCACATCCCCGGCACCCTGCGCACTCTCTCTGAGTATTCGACCTCTGAGATCAATTACCGCTTACGAAACTACCTGAAGTTCGTGTTCGTGCGTGAGCCCTTTGAGCGACTGGTCTCGGCATACCGTAACAAGTTCACACGCAGCTACAACACGGCCTTTCACAAACGTTACGGCACCAAGATCATCCGGAGGCACCGGGCCGAGGCGAGTCCTGAGGCGCTGGAGCGCGGGGACGACGTCTCGTTCTCTGAGTTTGTACGGTACCTGGTAGACCCGGGTACACAGCGCGAGGAACCTTTCAATGAGCACTGGGAGCGTGTGTACTCACTATGCCACCCCTGCCTCATACGCTACAATATTTTGGGCAAGTACGAGACGCTGCAGCAGGACTCCAGATACGTACTCAAGCTGGCTGGTGTCGATGATGAGGTCACGTTTCCCAGCTCGGCCAAAAACACACGAACAACGGCGGATGTGGTCGCCAGCTATTTTAAGGACATCAGCCCAGTCTATCAGAAAAGGCTGTACAACCTTTACAAGATGGATTTTCTACTTTTTAACTACTCGATGCCTGACTACCTAACACTCACATGAGGCCTGGTGCCTTTTACCAGCACAAAGAGACCAAAaggttttattagatttttattttttatggtaTCTGTGAATGCTGATTTATCCATTATGTTTTAGTTCAAAGGAGATTTTGTGTTGTTGGTTTTTCAGTCTTatactaaaatatttttatttctattttatcgTACTGTTAAGCCCGTGGTCATACTAACTTTTTGTCAGTATAATTTAGAAGCAAACCATATTTATTAAAGTGAAAAAATAATGATCAATAAAAAGAACAATCAATGAAGCTCTACATACAAATACAATCTTGACTGCAAATTTTAATACCTCTTTTGTAGGCAACAATTCACTTGT contains these protein-coding regions:
- the LOC134316253 gene encoding carbohydrate sulfotransferase 11-like; the protein is MRKPKINRMVLAMCLGSFVMLIFYFQSHLKPGLGQDSGQARGPRKSVRSPLQALYTTDPTELSPLQLMHQGRRELVEDVCQSYIRKRRVLVPEDLKHLIVDDNHGLLYCYVPKVACTNWKRVLMVLTGDSGRDPLQIPANEAHIPGTLRTLSEYSTSEINYRLRNYLKFVFVREPFERLVSAYRNKFTRSYNTAFHKRYGTKIIRRHRAEASPEALERGDDVSFSEFVRYLVDPGTQREEPFNEHWERVYSLCHPCLIRYNILGKYETLQQDSRYVLKLAGVDDEVTFPSSAKNTRTTADVVASYFKDISPVYQKRLYNLYKMDFLLFNYSMPDYLTLT